The following DNA comes from Athene noctua chromosome 1, bAthNoc1.hap1.1, whole genome shotgun sequence.
aggtaaagcaaaagctgtgcacacaaagcaaaattcattccccacttcccatgggcaggcaggtgctcagccatccccaggaaagcagggctccatcacgcgtaacggtgacttgggaagacaaatccCACAACTCTGAACGTCCCCTCTTACTCCTTCTTTACTCCACGTTTATATGCTGAGGATGATGTCATGTGGTCTGGGATATCCtgggggtcagttggggtcagctgtcccagctgtgtcccctcccagctccttgtgcacccccagccctctCACTGGTGGGatgggtgagaagcagaaaggccttggctctgtgcaaGCCCTGCTCTGTGTTagcaacactgtttccagcacaaatctgacagttaactctatcccagccaaaaccagcacactcaCTCAACACTCTGGAGTATTGTAAGCATTCAAATAAACGTCATCACTAAGACTGACCCGAGCTGGTTTAGCCCCTGACCCTGGGTACAGATTCCCACAGGCTCCCTTTGCCACAAAAGCCCACTCATTCATGCCTAAGTTTGTGCCTCCTTAGGCACTGCCCTGTTACAGTGCTCCTGAGGCTGTACAAGGCTGTGTACCTGtgtgaagcaaaaggaaaaacagcagaaatcaCTATTGCCTATTTGCAAATTCACAGCAAGCCCATCTTTCTCAGCGACATAACACTGGTGCATGCGAGAGCAGCCATGCACCGAGGACAAGAGTTGATTGCCTCTGTTTATTCAAGATGTTAATCTAATCATCCATACAATTCAGAGCAGTTTTAGGGAGGGAAACAGGCTTACATGGAGGGCTGGTAATTAAAATGACTTGCTTTCATATTTGTGCTGGTTGTTCAGGCTTCCCCTCAGAGCAGTAACAACCCTGGAGGCCTAAAGATGTGGTTCAGGGAGATTTTATCACTTTGAACCCAAATATATTATTCTTTTTGAAGCTGGATGTTTTTCTATTTGGGCCCAAATTACCAGCATCAAACTGTACCCTGCCAAGAAGAGACTGGAGGGAAATAGATTGTGCCAGGATGTAGCTTCCTCTGGGATGCTCTTTGTCTTCATTGCCATGGTCGCACATAAAAAGCTGCTTgtttatacattaaaaaacaaaacccaaacccagcctGGAAATTGCAGTTGTTAAACAGCTTTCATGTTCATGGGGTGGCCACAAGACACACTTGCAAGGGGAGGCTCTTAGGAAGATTTCCATCGCAGGAGTGAGAACACCTTATGGATCACGTACATCAGGGTAGCTACGAATGCAAATACCTACAATGGCAAAACACAGCCAGTTAACTTATTACATGGCATGAGTTCCTGCACTGAGCAAATACCCTGTGATGTGCTATATCTCGACTCTTGCACATGTGGAGACATTTGTGCATAGTAGGACTGGGATTAGTTTCATTCCTGCTCCTATTACTGGTGCAAGTAAAGATTGGCCCTTGCTGCTCCACAGTCATCCCCTCACATTCCTTCCCCTGCTTGCCAGGCACTCACCACAGCAGCGATGTTCTCCCGGTAGATAGTTGTTACCAGAGGGTTGGCAGACAAGCCAGCTTCATAGGTGAAGTAGGCTTCCAACACAGCAGCACTGAGGTAGAACAGAGCTGCTGTTTCCTGACAGATGACATCCTAAGAAACAAGGATCATGCAGTCATTTCCAAGGAGGgagcacactggaaaaaaaaaaaaaggaacccaCACGAGCAAGCACCAGCCTGCGATTTGGAGTGCTGTAACAAGGAGACAATTGTCTACAAGTGATACCAGGGAGGGGAAGAGACCCTGAGGTTTGTCACATCCACTTACCAAGGTgacccaggagctgctgcccccgTGCACCCCGCAGATGTAGAGGCACAGAAGAGTGGTGGACATAACAAAGCAGAACACAGAGACGAACATCACCCAGCCTTGCAGGATGGGTAACGGGACCTTCGAGGATGCCACCAGGATCCAGACAAGGCCCCCAAAGATCTGCAAGTgaaagtgggagagagggaaagcgTGGAATAAATTGGTTtatccagagcagagccaaaaaCCGTGCACACCTCTGGCACTGGCACTGCACGTGGCAATAGCCCAGGGATGCCTTTGATTTCTTCCCAGCCTCCACTTGAAACTGGGCATTTAGTTGGGAGCATCTGCCTCTGATCTTGACCCCCAAAAAAATCTTACTGTAGCCCTGCCCTCTGGTGTCACACCCTCCCCACATCAGTGTGCTCAGGAGGCTGGTTCAGACATTTTTGAAGGCTGGTTTCAATGAACAGGAAGGTTTATTTCAGAAGGGCATGTTTGCTTCACACCCAGTGTGGCAGGATTATCTGAGCTGCAGGCAAGACCTTCTGACATTTTGGTAACTGCCTTAGCgtttgaaatgccttttttttttttttttttttttgtagtcaccATACGAACTGCTGCAGGCAACCTCAGATTCCACTGAAGACTGAGAAACTCTTTATCTTTCTGAACGCTGTGATTCAAGGCAGCCGCCTCCTTTGTACACAGCAGAGATAATACTGTTGCATGACCTAGTGTCACACACCTCCAGCAGTGGAGGAATCCAGTTATGCAGCATTCTTCTTTCCCCAGGTGGTTCCTGAGCCTTTAGGATGCACATTTCCAGAACTTACCCAAACCAAAGGATAGGGTGCTCATTTTTGTCTCATTAAGCAAGCTGCCTTACCAAATCCCCTGAAGACAGATTACAAACAAACAGTTCAAGGCACAGACCTTACCGTATGTATGCTGAGGCCAGCAGAACCAGAACTAACACAACCCTGTGGTGGGGCGGCTGGCAAATGTCTGCCCAGCCAGAACCTTCACAGGGACTTTTCACCTTCCTTCATGCAGCTGCAGGAAACCTGGAGCTTGCTCTTAGGGCCTGGGCACAGAAACTGAGTCCCTAGAGCATATTTGGAGGAGCTGAAGGAAAGCCTTTCTTTACACATTGGTAATGCCTGCTTCAACCCAACTCCTCTTTGCTTGACTGCTGTCACTAGGAGAATTGAAGGAAATGCTGTAAATCCCAGGAGTGTGGACTGAGTTGTGTTACAGGGAAGGATTTGGCCCCAGATggcaaaactgaagtttttagCATGCAATAATCCAAATACCATCCTACAACACTCAACTGTCAATGCTGGATGAAAGTCCCCAGGCTTTCAAAAAATATCTCAAACTTGTGAGAAGAGCATGTTTCATGGGTGGGGACAGAGGACACAGGAACTTTCCATATTAGTCAGTGCTCACAGCAACCGCTTTTAATCACTTGTGCCAAATCTATAAAGATTACGATCTTCTCCTGCTCAATGAAGTTACAATACGGGAAGAATTTAAAAAGTGTTTGTTCACCCTTTGCTTATCCACTGTTGCCCACACACCCAGGTCCAGCACGTTGCATCTGAGCAGTACAGCTTCAGCAGCCCTAGGCtctttgctgctgcaaaaaaTTACCTCAGCAAGCCTTTACTCCCTGCTTTAAGCAAGCAGTTTATCCTCTGCCTGTATCAGCTGGTAAAATCATCTTCCAGTTAATTAACTGGCTGTTTGGCAACCTAGTTTAGACCCACCAGCAACCCCTTCAACTTTGTTAGGCAGAAAATTACAAAAGGTTTTCAGAGCACCACAGAAATCCCCTGCAGACTGAAGGAGAGCTTCAAAGCCCCAGCCTGGGGCTTGTGGTTTTCTTTGAGGGTGTGCTAGGTATCAGGGGCTGGCCCCAGACCTTTGTGACTTGGGGACCCGGTGTGGCTCCTGGACCACATGCTTAGCATCAATTCTCGTCCCTCAGACACCTGCAGCATGAAGTGTGCTGGATGCCCCACAAACAGCATCTGCCTTCCCCCAGGGAAAAACCAGCACTCACAATTTCAGGAATGAAGAGCACATCTGGGAAAGTTGTCAGGACGGCCAGGCCACTGGGCAAAGAGGTGGTGGAAGTTGCCGAAGACATTGCGAGCCTCTCCCACGGTGGCTATCAGTCACTCTGGCTCTAGCTGCTGGAGGTAGCTGCTAAATGcagccttccctccctctctctctatCTTCCTTATTCCCTCCCCTTCTTCttgctcttccttcttcctccctccttcctggtGGCAGGTGAAGACAGCTGTGAATGGCACAGGTGTGGCCAAACCCTGTGACCAGGAGCTACCTGGTAGCTGACAGGAGCCACATGTGAGGTTTTCAGGAGATACAGACAGCCCTGAGGCATTTTGAGCAGAGATGTCTCTACACAAGCTGACTGTGCAGGGCTGTGGTGAGTTGCACTGGCTTAAATCTGAGGACAGTAGGGAAGACTTCTACCTATCCAGCTGGGTCCCTTCTTATCCCCTTTATTTGCACAGGATGTCAGCTTGTCCCCCACCCATGTGAGCTGGCCACAGCAGCAGGCACAAGAGCAGCTGGCGGCCAGGGCGAGCCAGGACACGCCAGCTACAGCTGTGAGAAATGTCTCACAGATAGACATGCATCCCAAGATGAGGGCAGTCAAACTGCAGGGTGAACTACTTCTGTTGTCTCAGAAGGAGATGGGATGTGCCAAGGTAACAAAAATTACCTAAAAGAATGAGATTTCCCAAGCCAtttggctgcctttttttttttttgccttttttttttaattattttttttagcctgGAGTCTATGGGAGTGAGTCATTCCCCTCTCCATACTATGGAGTATTCACTTCTTTTTAACATGCTCACTTGGatacccaaaaaacccacacaacttcAGAAGCTAAGGCCAAAGGCATGAAACgtcaggaaaagaaaaggagcagtGTGGCAATGCGCATTGCTGTGGATCAGTGACCCGTGGAAGAAGTGCCCATTTCAGCCAGGCCCTATATATGGTGCTTGCCCTTCCGCAGCTGCTCCCATGCATGAGGCTTTGGTGCGGGGTCCGGAGCAGGAGGTCGGAGGAACTGCCTTGTTCCTGGCCCCATGTGCCTGGTACACGCAGCTCCAGTAATTGCCATCATCAGCTCTGGCCTGGAGCCTCCAGCCAACCCCCTCACAACCACAACAAGGGGCATGTTCAGTCGTTGTTGCTCTGCTTTCTGCAAGTACATCAGCTGGTGTCACAGCCctagggcaggaatgcagcaccctggtgttgcaTATAAGatgacaaataaatttggtaagagattaatccccttgcattctagctggtcctcaaagattagaggtgctaggggcagctggacctATCTCCTAATAGGCCAATTATTGCCGTGACTAGAGGTCTGAAACCGGATATATGAACTGCttgtatgctgtaggtctggtcaCATTCAAAAGAAGCAGTCAGATGCatgaatagtatggtttattcttatgcaacatttacattttctttgagaTTGCCAGCAATAAATGCACTATACTGCAGAATGGCTATATAGCTCTACAAACAAAAATGACACCAATTGCAATCATGACCTTAATTTCCCAGGTAGTCACTTGGCATAGCCGAGGCTACAAAttttaccaaaaggcatcccttttttcgtgtgtgtgtgggggggtgtgtgtgtgtgtgaggagaaCAAATCCatgatctgtccctctgattttgTATTGAATTCTCATCCCTCTGAGTTAGGTATGAACTCGAGGTAGTACTTGTCGACTATTCTGTGTTTTAGGAATCTAAATGTCTCCTTGGGAAACATTGTCTGTTACCAGCATTTTTGTTTCTAGCGGTACACATGAAACAATGTCCAGGTTCTCTTCATCTAAGGCTAAAGCCTACAGCTTTTGAAGAATGATTGCACTGTCAAATACTCTACCTGATGATGAAAAGACAGTGCTACAGCTTGAATATTTGACCATCATCTTGAATTACCAGGGAACCAACCCCAGGCTGAGAATGAATGAGGACTTTATTTCACAAATTGTGTCTGAATGGTGAATGAACTGAACCATTTGCAGACAACTGACAAGCAAAACATACCATGAATACGTACTTCATATAAATTCTTTTGAATACTTCTTCATCTGTGCAAGCAAGTAGAGAGACAGTTCATCTGCACAGCTGAGGCAGTGATTTTTTGGGCATCTGCTAGATTTCTGTATGGCATTTGAGAACCCAGAGTTTGTGCAGCTGGTACAGATTTGAAAAGGGTCTGATTGTAGGTGGAAGACAGTTAGTTTGAAAATGGCCGGAAAACACTGACTTTCACCTTAAAACTATAAGCATAAGAAAAAGTCTTTAGGGTTTATGCTCCTCCAtcttttgatttttccttttctttcttcttcacatAGATCTGTGACCTTTGTTTTCAGTACACCTTGGGGTTTGGTATTCAGTTTTCttggtattttggttttgatcttttctttcctctgttgcCCACAGCCCCCTAAAATCAGCCTGGGgtcctccatgggtggcaggggggtggccctgccatctcaccacaggctgcaggggagtctctgcatCGGCACACCTCCCCacattcctcttcctcctcctttgttCCACTAACCTTgttgtttgcagaggtgtctccctcacaacttcacctcacaactccaactcctcctccttcttaaatacattatcacaggggtgcagccaccatcactgactggctcagccttggccagaggcgggtacaacttggagctgggggagctttgagaagcttctcacagggaccaccactgtagctccctttcccgctaccaaaaaccctgccacacacgcAAACCCAGCACACCCTCTCCCTTCTGGCCTCCCAGTGAACTCCAGTGTGGATTTATGGATTCACTGCATCTTTCACCAAGACAGAGCCAAAACAGTCTCTCCATCAGGACTGAACTCCTAAGGACAAGACTCCTGGCCAGATGTTGGCTGGCAAAAGCTTGTATTCTAGAGGAGACAACTCCTGAGACTAAGTACTTTTCTGAAATCCTTTCAAATTAGGCATTTAGAAAGGCTAAGAGTAAAGCTCTATTGTAGCACTTGGTATCTGCTCAGTGGCTGCTGAGTGCAGGGGACTCTAAAGGAGATGAAATTGGAGATGGAGTCGATAAGATCGAAGGGGGGGCCGTGGCAGCAGCTTTTGCAGGCCGCCGGGCCTCGCATGCAAGTGGCGCCGCTCTGCAGGACTGCCAGTGTCACCAAAACGGGATCAAAGGACTTATTGACACCAGTGGGATAGAGATAAGCAGACATGCCTTTGTTAACGGCCGTTAATTTTCTGTCTCATCAACGGCACCCACCCAACTCGTGGAGCAGGCTGATTATAGAGGATACAGTAACACATATTCATCACGTTCTCCTACAGAAACGTGGTAATTCCCATCACTccttttcttattcccacctctttctggtcatgcGCACTTCAGTCCTGAAACGAGCcggggggctgcttttgtgactgCCATGGGTTACTGACCtgaaagaaagaccctccaatgcccttgaccTGAGCATTTGGGCTCCCATGGTGATTTGAACATtctttgaggccctttcacagtgtaacttttagaacacctggtctGCAGGGCAACAAATCGTCCTGACCACACAGTCTAACACTGGTACCTGATTACGTGTCTTATTCTCTGAATGGAAACCTGGTTAATGATGATTACTAGCCTACATGGCCTCAGCCTGGGACTTTaaaaaggactttgtagcagcataactgtTAGTTAGATGGCTAGTCTAAATAATTCCTTATTTTAATCCAAATCACCAAAAgtcattaaaatcagctcaaattaaaagcaaatcacTAACACcgtggcagggagctgctgccaccGCCGCCCAGCCATGCACTGTGGGGTCACCCCCTCTCCCTCAGATCCCTCCATCCAATACGTGTGGCAGTAATGACCTAATTGTGCATACCTCTTCCTCACTGTCTCTCGCTGCCAACCCCACAGGGGGGAGGGATTCCAGCCACTACTGGTTTCAGGACATTAAAGGGTCCTCGTAGAATGATTGGTTGCTGCCATATGATTTTTTCAGGTTCCTGCAAAGCTAGGAAAAGACTCTTCTCCCAGACCAAGTAATGATTTGCTGCATCTTTGAAACTGCGCAAATGAAACCCTATAGGGCAGGTTGTATTCTCCAGCCCACGTTGCCACATATGTGTGGATAGCCCATGAATTGTAAAACCCCACTCAATTTGGAATGGATCTGTTGGATGTATCAGCCCTAAGGCCTGATATACTCCAGCCTCAAAGATTAACAGCATTAAGGCTTCTTCATGGATGAAGAG
Coding sequences within:
- the LOC141970506 gene encoding myelin and lymphocyte protein-like codes for the protein MSSATSTTSLPSGLAVLTTFPDVLFIPEIIFGGLVWILVASSKVPLPILQGWVMFVSVFCFVMSTTLLCLYICGVHGGSSSWVTLDVICQETAALFYLSAAVLEAYFTYEAGLSANPLVTTIYRENIAAVVFAFVATLMYVIHKVFSLLRWKSS